In Patescibacteria group bacterium, the following are encoded in one genomic region:
- the uvrA gene encoding excinuclease ABC subunit UvrA — MPKTPKFAGGKIKIIGAREHNLKNISLEIPRDKLVVFTGLSGSGKSSLAFDTIYAEGQRRYVESLSSYARQFLGVMEKPDVDYIEGLSPAISIDQKSASKNPRSTVGTITEIYDYLRLLFARIGEPHCPNCGKPIQSQTPTQIVKQIANLIAKSKKPEKKVMILSPIILDQKGEHKKVFEEIAKAGFVRVRVDKSVYDLSQVPKLDKNKKHSIEVVVDRLMLSKGLDKTRLSGSVETALDLGDGIIYIHDFENDRDIIFSEHFACPDCGISLPEIQPRLFSFNSPHGACPDCQGLGTKLEVEPNLVIPNKNLTLAEGAIRPWVRTVSHSTWFQRILDKVAVVHKFSVNVPVRELSGKTLNLVLYGTGNEVYQVSSGAGSVREYVTNFEGVVPNLQRRYMETDSDFIRSEIRKYMVEKICPTCHGQRLKPEALAITLADKSIIEVAQLSVEKLIEFFKKLDAKLSEKNKIIANQILKEIKARLKFLENVGLSYLTLNRNVATLAGGEAQRIRLATQIGSGLVGVVYILDEPSIGLHQRDVSRLLKTLKDLRDLGNSVIVVEHDMETIIAADYIFDIGPGAGDLGGKIIAQGTVSQISKNPKSITGQYLSGKKANPIPEKRRQPNHKFLEIIGAEEFNLKKINVKIPIGLLTCVTGVSGSGKSTLICEILAKALAKKFHRSRVAPGKHQEIRGLEYLNKVIMIDQSPIGRTPRSNPATYTGLFTPIRELFASTPEAKLRGYRAGRFSFNVKGGRCETCHGEGQIKIEMHFLPDIWITCEECKGKRYNKEALEIHFRGKTIADVLEMTVVEALGFFENIPQVREKLKILDDVGLGYIHLGQSAITLSGGEAQRVKLATELSRKATGSTLYILDEPTTGLHFEDITKLMGVLDRLVEMGNSVLVVEHNMDVIKAADWLIDLGPEGGEKGGYVTATGSPEAVSKVAKSYTGQYLKKLLKNT, encoded by the coding sequence ATGCCAAAAACTCCAAAATTTGCTGGCGGAAAAATTAAAATAATTGGTGCTCGTGAACATAATTTAAAAAATATCAGTTTGGAAATTCCCAGAGATAAATTAGTCGTTTTTACCGGGTTATCCGGGTCTGGAAAATCATCTTTAGCTTTTGATACAATTTATGCCGAAGGCCAGCGCCGTTATGTCGAGAGTTTATCTTCATATGCGCGACAATTTTTAGGGGTGATGGAAAAACCAGATGTGGATTACATTGAAGGTTTGTCTCCGGCTATTTCCATTGACCAAAAATCAGCCTCTAAAAATCCTCGTTCCACGGTCGGCACCATTACCGAAATTTATGATTATCTGCGCTTATTATTTGCCAGAATCGGCGAACCGCATTGTCCAAATTGTGGCAAACCCATACAAAGCCAAACCCCAACCCAAATTGTCAAACAAATTGCCAACTTAATTGCCAAATCTAAAAAACCCGAAAAAAAAGTGATGATTTTATCGCCGATTATTTTAGACCAAAAAGGCGAGCACAAAAAGGTTTTTGAAGAAATTGCTAAAGCCGGTTTTGTGCGGGTCCGGGTTGACAAATCAGTTTACGATTTATCGCAAGTCCCAAAATTGGATAAAAATAAAAAACATTCAATCGAAGTCGTAGTGGACCGCTTGATGTTATCTAAGGGTTTAGATAAAACCAGGCTCTCAGGATCGGTGGAAACAGCTTTAGATCTGGGTGATGGCATTATTTATATTCATGATTTTGAAAATGACCGAGATATAATTTTTTCTGAACATTTTGCCTGTCCTGATTGTGGGATTAGTTTGCCAGAAATTCAGCCTCGGCTTTTTTCTTTTAATTCCCCACATGGCGCATGTCCGGATTGCCAAGGATTAGGGACAAAATTAGAGGTTGAACCAAATTTGGTAATTCCCAACAAAAATTTAACCTTGGCTGAGGGCGCCATTCGGCCATGGGTCAGAACTGTTTCCCATTCTACTTGGTTTCAAAGAATTTTAGATAAGGTCGCCGTTGTACATAAATTTTCCGTTAATGTCCCGGTTCGAGAATTAAGCGGCAAGACCCTGAATTTGGTTTTATATGGTACCGGCAACGAGGTTTATCAAGTCTCATCCGGTGCCGGATCCGTTCGAGAATATGTGACAAATTTTGAAGGTGTTGTTCCTAATCTTCAGCGTCGATATATGGAAACTGACTCAGATTTTATTCGCTCGGAAATTAGAAAATATATGGTAGAAAAAATTTGTCCAACTTGCCATGGTCAGCGCTTAAAACCCGAAGCCCTAGCTATCACTTTGGCCGATAAATCAATTATTGAAGTGGCGCAATTATCTGTCGAAAAACTAATTGAATTTTTTAAAAAACTTGACGCGAAATTAAGCGAAAAAAATAAAATTATTGCCAACCAGATATTAAAAGAAATTAAAGCGCGTTTAAAATTTTTGGAAAATGTCGGTTTATCCTATTTAACCTTAAATCGTAATGTTGCCACTCTGGCTGGTGGGGAAGCGCAGCGAATCCGGCTTGCCACGCAAATTGGTTCTGGTTTAGTCGGCGTCGTTTATATTTTAGATGAGCCTTCGATTGGTTTGCACCAGCGCGATGTCAGCAGATTGCTCAAAACTCTCAAGGATTTGCGTGATTTAGGCAATAGCGTGATTGTAGTTGAACATGATATGGAAACTATAATAGCTGCCGATTATATTTTTGATATTGGACCTGGAGCCGGCGATTTAGGTGGAAAAATTATTGCTCAAGGCACCGTCAGCCAAATTTCAAAAAATCCTAAATCAATTACTGGCCAATATTTATCTGGTAAAAAAGCCAACCCCATCCCTGAAAAACGCCGCCAACCTAATCATAAATTTTTGGAAATTATTGGTGCCGAAGAATTTAATCTCAAAAAGATCAATGTTAAAATTCCAATAGGTTTACTAACTTGTGTTACTGGCGTTTCTGGATCGGGAAAATCAACCTTGATTTGTGAAATTTTAGCCAAAGCCTTGGCGAAAAAATTCCATCGTTCAAGAGTCGCGCCCGGCAAACACCAAGAAATTCGCGGCCTTGAATATCTCAACAAAGTCATTATGATTGATCAATCGCCGATTGGCCGCACTCCTCGTTCAAATCCGGCTACCTACACCGGTTTGTTTACACCAATTCGCGAACTTTTTGCCTCAACTCCAGAAGCGAAACTTAGAGGATATCGTGCCGGTCGTTTTTCCTTTAATGTTAAGGGCGGCAGATGTGAGACTTGCCATGGCGAAGGTCAGATAAAAATTGAAATGCATTTTTTACCCGATATTTGGATCACCTGCGAAGAATGTAAAGGCAAAAGATACAACAAAGAAGCTTTGGAAATCCATTTTCGAGGCAAAACTATTGCGGATGTTTTGGAAATGACGGTGGTTGAGGCTCTTGGATTTTTTGAAAATATTCCCCAAGTTCGAGAAAAATTAAAAATTTTAGACGACGTTGGTTTAGGCTATATTCATTTGGGACAATCGGCAATTACCTTGTCTGGTGGGGAAGCGCAGCGGGTTAAATTAGCCACGGAATTATCGCGCAAAGCCACCGGTTCAACCCTGTATATTTTAGACGAACCTACCACTGGTTTGCATTTTGAAGATATTACCAAATTAATGGGTGTTTTAGATCGCTTAGTGGAGATGGGAAATTCAGTTTTAGTCGTCGAACATAATATGGATGTCATTAAAGCTGCCGACTGGCTAATAGATTTAGGCCCAGAAGGTGGCGAAAAAGGCGGCTATGTGACAGCCACCGGTTCCCCTGAAGCGGTTTCCAAAGTGGCCAAATCCTACACCGGCCAATACCTCAAAAAACTCTTGAAAAATACTTGA